A genomic region of Vitis vinifera cultivar Pinot Noir 40024 chromosome 7, ASM3070453v1 contains the following coding sequences:
- the LOC100248676 gene encoding gibberellin 2-beta-dioxygenase 2 translates to MVVPSPSPIRSKKTKAVGIPVIDLSLNRSAIAELIVNACEDYGFFKVVNHGVPKEIIGRLEEEGLSFFAKPSSEKQKAGPASPFGYGCKNIGFNGDRGELEYLLLHTNPVSISERSKAISNDPTEFSCAVTDYIQGVRELCCEILDLIGEGLWLQDKMVFSRMIRDVHSDSVIRVNHYPAVKDVKEWDPCDPIGFGEHSDPQILTILRSNDVPGLQIRLRDGLWVPVPPDPTEFCVFVGDALEAMTNGRLMSVRHRALTSSVKARLSMMYFGAPPLNAWISPLPDMVSPQKPSLYRPFSWVEYKKAAYSLRLGDRRLDLFKINTSSTGDKVEL, encoded by the exons ATGGTGGTTCCTTCTCCATCTCCCATTAGAAGCAAGAAGACAAAGGCAGTTGGGATTCCAGTAATAGACCTTTCTCTCAATAGGTCTGCCATAGCAGAACTCATAGTGAATGCATGTGAAGATTATGGCTTTTTCAAGGTGGTTAACCATGGTGTGCCCAAGGAGATAATTGGGAGGTTAGAGGAGGAGGGGCTCAGTTTTTTCGCCAAACCCAGTTCGGAGAAGCAGAAGGCAGGGCCAGCTAGTCCTTTTGGCTACGGCTGCAAGAACATTGGATTCAATGGGGACAGGGGGGAGCTTGAGTATCTTCTTCTCCACACGAATCCTGTCTCCATTTCTGAGAGATCCAAAGCCATTTCCAATGACCCCACAGAGTTCAG CTGTGCTGTGACTGATTACATACAAGGGGTGAGAGAGCTGTGCTGTGAGATTCTAGACCTGATTGGGGAGGGGCTGTGGCTCCAGGATAAGATGGTGTTTAGTAGGATGATCAGGGACGTCCACAGTGACTCAGTCATCAGGGTCAATCACTATCCGGCAGTCAAGGATGTGAAAGAGTGGGACCCATGTGACCCCATTGGATTCGGAGAGCATTCTGACCCTCAGATTCTGACCATCCTCAGATCCAACGACGTCCCGGGCCTCCAAATCCGTCTGCGTGATGGGTTATGGGTCCCTGTCCCTCCCGACCCCACTGAATTCTGTGTCTTCGTCGGCGACGCATTAGAG GCAATGACAAACGGGAGGCTGATGAGCGTGAGGCACAGAGCCTTGACAAGCTCAGTGAAGGCCAGGCTATCAATGATGTACTTCGGAGCTCCACCCCTAAATGCATGGATATCTCCTCTTCCAGACATGGTGTCACCCCAGAAACCTTCTCTCTACAGGCCTTTCAGTTGGGTTGAATACAAGAAAGCTGCATACTCCCTAAGATTAGGAGACCGCCGCCTTGATCTCTTCAAGATCAATACTAGTAGTACTGGAGACAAAGTTGAACTATGA
- the LOC100265859 gene encoding probable pectinesterase 53, translating to MASNTRLQIIIFTISLCNLSLMSSSSWRSLDTQTDYRKWVSWNVENYRKKTALQPQSINETPSGGGGKALDIKLSKAEMNKVTMTVSQDGTADYTTISDALHTIPLYNTRRVILVIKPGVYREKVTVPRALPFVTFLGDASDPPTITGNDTASVIGRNGVPLKTFQSATVGVDANYFVAINIKFENTAPHVIGSAGGQAVALRISGTKAAFYNCSFYGSQDTLYDHTGLHYFNNCFIQGSVDFIFGYGRSLYENCSLNSVAKKVASLTAQKRSTSSMASGFSFKDCVVTGSGTVYLGRAWGDYSRVVFSYTFMDKLVLPQGWSDWGKKKLDSRVYYGEYKCSGPGANLTARVPWAHMMTDEEAEPFLATHYVDGDTWLISP from the exons ATGGCCTCGAACACACGTCTCCAAATCATTATCTTCACCATCTCCCTATGCAACCTCTCTCTGATGTCCTCTTCTTCATGGAGGTCCCTAGATACACAGACAGATTACAGAAAATGGGTGTCATGGAACGTTGAAAACTATCGAAAGAAGACTGCCCTCCAACCACAATCCATCAATGAAACGCCCAGTGGTGGTGGGGGGAAAGCCCTGGACATAAAGTTGAGCAAGGCTGAGATGAACAAGGTGACAATGACTGTTAGCCAAGATGGCACTGCCGATTACACCACTATCTCTGACGCCCTTCACACCATTCCACTGTACAACACTAGAAGAGTGATACTTGTGATAAAGCCTGGTGTTTATAG GGAAAAGGTCACCGTCCCTAGAGCTTTGCCCTTTGTTACATTTCTAGGGGATGCTAGTGACCCGCCTACGATTACTGGAAACGACACTGCGTCGGTCATTGGAAGAAATGGGGTGCCACTGAAGACCTTCCAGAGTGCAACTGTCGGAGTCGATGCAAACTATTTTGTGGCCATCAACATCAAATTTGAG AACACAGCTCCCCATGTGATTGGATCGGCCGGAGGCCAAGCAGTGGCACTTCGCATCTCAGGGACAAAGGCTGCATTTTATAACTGTAGTTTTTATGGCTCTCAAGACACTCTTTATGACCACACGGGCCTTCACTATTTCAACAATTGCTTCATCCAAGGCTCTGTTGACTTCATTTTTGGCTATGGCAGGTCCCTCTATGAG AACTGCAGTTTAAACTCAGTAGCCAAGAAAGTGGCATCCCTCACGGCCCAAAAGCGCAGCACTTCCTCGATGGCAAGTGGGTTTTCCTTCAAAGACTGTGTGGTAACAGGGAGTGGCACGGTTTACCTTGGAAGAGCTTGGGGTGATTACTCGAGGGTTGTCTTCTCTTACACATTCATGGACAAGCTTGTCCTTCCCCAAGGATGGAGTGATTGGGGCAAGAAAAAGCTGGACTC GAGAGTGTATTATGGAGAGTATAAGTGCAGTGGACCGGGAGCCAACTTGACGGCAAGAGTGCCATGGGCACATATGATGACAGATGAAGAGGCTGAGCCTTTTCTAGCGACTCACTATGTGGATGGAGATACCTGGCTCATTAGTCCATAA